In Nitrospira sp., a single genomic region encodes these proteins:
- the cysS gene encoding cysteine--tRNA ligase has product MLTLFNTLTGKQESFKSLEPNRVRMYVCGVTVYDYCHIGHARSALVFDVLRRYLEHIGYQVEFVKNFTDVDDKIINRARERSVPYEAITTQFIEAYYQDMGKVGVARATKEPRATEHIADIVAMAERLIKNDLAYHVGGDVYFQVNRDPAYGRLSKRKLEDLQAGARVEVDERKRHPMDFALWKSSKPGEPSWPSPWGMGRPGWHIECSAMSIKYLGETFDIHGGGMDLIFPHHENEIAQSSGATGKEFARYWIHNGFVQINHEKMSKSSGNFFTIREIFEKSQWSEEVTGETIRYFLLSTHYRRPLDFSDQALMESKRALDGFYDLFLRLTEPGQDEELDFAIGFYQVGFERAMEDDLNTPQALAALQELRGETNRQLLKGLPGGKKREARETFRTLGKVLGLFQLEPNQWQFNQPEKVGSTNADVEAKIAERIEAKKKKDFQLADAIRRELAAQGITIEDKPDGTSRWKR; this is encoded by the coding sequence ATGCTGACATTGTTCAACACCCTCACCGGGAAGCAAGAATCCTTCAAGTCCTTGGAGCCCAACAGGGTTCGGATGTACGTCTGTGGGGTTACGGTCTACGACTATTGTCACATCGGTCATGCGCGTAGCGCGCTCGTCTTCGATGTCCTTCGGCGGTATCTGGAGCATATCGGATATCAGGTTGAGTTCGTCAAGAACTTCACCGATGTCGACGACAAGATCATCAACCGCGCCCGTGAGCGAAGTGTGCCGTACGAGGCCATCACCACACAATTCATCGAGGCCTACTATCAGGACATGGGCAAAGTGGGGGTTGCGCGAGCAACGAAAGAGCCGCGGGCTACAGAGCACATCGCCGATATCGTTGCGATGGCGGAAAGGCTGATCAAGAATGATCTGGCCTACCACGTTGGCGGCGACGTGTATTTCCAGGTGAATAGGGACCCTGCGTACGGACGATTGTCCAAACGCAAGCTCGAAGATCTCCAGGCTGGCGCACGTGTGGAAGTAGATGAGCGCAAGCGTCATCCGATGGATTTTGCATTGTGGAAGAGCAGCAAACCCGGCGAACCATCGTGGCCGAGTCCTTGGGGTATGGGGCGACCAGGCTGGCACATTGAATGTTCGGCCATGTCAATCAAGTATTTGGGGGAGACGTTCGATATTCACGGCGGCGGCATGGACCTCATTTTCCCGCACCACGAGAACGAAATTGCTCAATCCAGCGGTGCGACAGGAAAAGAGTTCGCACGGTATTGGATTCACAACGGGTTCGTCCAGATCAATCACGAGAAGATGTCGAAGTCCTCGGGCAACTTCTTTACGATCAGAGAGATTTTTGAAAAGTCGCAATGGTCCGAGGAGGTGACGGGAGAGACTATTCGATACTTCCTGCTCTCAACTCACTATCGTAGACCGCTCGATTTTTCCGATCAGGCGCTGATGGAATCCAAGAGAGCGTTGGATGGATTTTATGATCTGTTCCTGCGGTTGACTGAGCCAGGACAGGATGAGGAGTTGGATTTTGCAATTGGTTTTTACCAAGTGGGGTTCGAAAGGGCGATGGAGGACGATCTCAATACTCCGCAGGCCTTGGCCGCACTGCAGGAACTGCGGGGTGAAACGAATAGACAACTATTGAAAGGCTTACCGGGCGGCAAGAAAAGAGAGGCACGGGAAACGTTTCGCACGCTGGGGAAAGTGCTAGGGCTGTTTCAGTTGGAACCGAACCAGTGGCAATTCAATCAGCCCGAAAAGGTCGGATCGACCAATGCAGACGTTGAAGCGAAGATTGCGGAACGGATCGAAGCCAAGAAAAAGAAAGACTTTCAGCTCGCCGATGCCATTAGGCGCGAGCTTGCAGCTCAGGGCATCACCATCGAGGACAAACCAGATGGCACTAGCCGATGGAAGCGATGA
- a CDS encoding DedA family protein: protein MGGLIEAIVTLLGRFVMNTISSLGYSGIVLTMAIESACIPLPSEIIMPFSGYLVTTGQFSLIGVTLAGAIGNVVGSIVAYYAGVWGGRPFVERYGPYMLVSHKDLDLADRWFQKYGDAAVLFSRMLPVVRTFISLPAGIAAMNFPRFVLFTFLGALPWCYLLAYIGVKMGEQWDQLHDYFHQFDMVIGLLLVLAGGYFLWSHWPRREYDRPS from the coding sequence ATGGGAGGGCTGATCGAGGCGATCGTCACATTGTTAGGTCGCTTCGTGATGAATACGATCAGCTCTCTCGGGTACAGCGGCATTGTTCTGACTATGGCGATTGAGAGCGCCTGCATTCCGTTGCCCAGCGAAATTATCATGCCGTTTTCTGGGTATCTCGTCACCACCGGCCAGTTCAGCTTGATCGGCGTCACCTTGGCCGGCGCCATCGGTAACGTCGTCGGGTCGATCGTTGCCTATTACGCCGGGGTGTGGGGCGGACGGCCGTTTGTCGAGCGATATGGCCCGTATATGTTGGTTTCGCATAAAGACCTTGATCTTGCCGATCGCTGGTTTCAGAAATACGGTGATGCGGCCGTGTTGTTCAGCCGCATGCTGCCGGTCGTCCGAACCTTCATTTCGTTACCGGCGGGGATCGCCGCGATGAATTTTCCCCGCTTCGTCCTGTTCACGTTCCTCGGTGCGTTGCCCTGGTGCTATCTCTTGGCCTACATCGGTGTCAAAATGGGGGAGCAGTGGGATCAACTGCATGACTATTTTCACCAGTTCGATATGGTCATCGGCCTCCTGTTGGTGCTGGCCGGCGGTTACTTTCTCTGGTCACACTGGCCTCGGCGTGAATACGACCGTCCTTCATAG
- the rlmB gene encoding 23S rRNA (guanosine(2251)-2'-O)-methyltransferase RlmB → MALADGSDEPSEILYGLHAVREALRAGTRPIQRLLVLRLDRQFGDLVQRAKEHRVPVQLGPSAAFDRLVPGGKHQGVIAFVAAKSYSSLGEILESARLRKEPPFLLLLDGVEDPHNLGAVLRTAEAAGVHGVCIPERRAVGLTSVVAKVSAGAIDHMLVSRVTNLTRLMEGLKEAGIWVYGVEPSATKLYTQTDLTGPFAIVVGGEGEGIRPGVRKECDELLRIPMMGKIESLNVSAAVSVVLFEAVRQRSRNRVCGSTEA, encoded by the coding sequence ATGGCACTAGCCGATGGAAGCGATGAGCCATCAGAGATCCTCTACGGATTGCATGCGGTTCGAGAGGCTCTCCGAGCTGGTACCCGACCCATACAGCGTCTTCTGGTTCTGAGACTGGATCGCCAGTTCGGCGACTTGGTCCAGCGGGCCAAAGAGCACCGCGTTCCCGTACAGCTTGGGCCGTCTGCCGCGTTCGATCGACTCGTCCCCGGCGGAAAGCATCAAGGGGTCATTGCGTTCGTCGCAGCCAAATCCTACAGCAGCCTTGGTGAGATTCTAGAATCAGCTCGCTTGCGCAAAGAACCTCCGTTCCTTCTCCTCCTTGACGGAGTCGAAGATCCTCACAACCTAGGTGCGGTGCTGCGCACCGCTGAGGCAGCGGGTGTTCACGGTGTATGCATACCGGAACGGCGGGCGGTAGGCCTGACGTCCGTCGTTGCAAAAGTTTCCGCAGGGGCGATTGATCATATGCTGGTTTCACGCGTCACGAATCTCACCAGGCTCATGGAAGGTCTAAAAGAAGCGGGAATTTGGGTGTATGGGGTGGAACCCTCAGCGACAAAGCTCTACACGCAAACCGATTTGACTGGTCCGTTTGCGATAGTCGTTGGCGGCGAAGGCGAGGGTATTCGACCGGGTGTACGGAAGGAGTGCGACGAGCTGTTGCGTATCCCGATGATGGGGAAGATTGAATCGTTGAATGTCTCTGCCGCAGTCTCGGTTGTGCTATTCGAAGCAGTGCGGCAGCGAAGCCGAAACCGAGTGTGTGGTTCTACCGAAGCCTGA
- a CDS encoding PilX N-terminal domain-containing pilus assembly protein, translated as MPVDEANGLIRSERGVAFLMVMILMLILTVLGIAAMTVTGLENRIAGFQRTTEVAADAAESCLSSSVKIIQQTIENGSVQAAVVSSSGPVPTGAETSANPSLTMEINGQADNHVDTVTGTGALGPDYDQTINGYSVRGDIDRLYLQAKAGSGMQFAAGYEGAGSGSAGGGVDVLYRVDCRATLVATGTESRIVGVYACTLTGETCQRKL; from the coding sequence ATGCCAGTCGATGAGGCGAACGGTTTGATCAGAAGTGAGCGAGGCGTGGCCTTTTTGATGGTCATGATCCTCATGCTGATCCTGACGGTATTGGGTATCGCCGCAATGACTGTCACGGGACTTGAGAACCGCATCGCGGGATTTCAACGGACGACTGAAGTGGCAGCCGATGCTGCGGAGTCTTGTCTGAGTTCTTCGGTAAAGATCATCCAGCAAACGATCGAGAACGGTTCGGTGCAGGCGGCGGTAGTTAGTTCGAGCGGACCGGTTCCAACTGGAGCGGAGACTTCAGCCAATCCATCCCTCACCATGGAAATCAACGGCCAAGCCGACAACCACGTGGATACGGTGACAGGGACAGGGGCTTTGGGGCCGGACTACGATCAGACAATCAATGGGTACTCCGTGCGAGGTGACATCGACCGTCTGTATCTTCAAGCGAAGGCGGGATCCGGCATGCAGTTCGCCGCAGGCTATGAAGGAGCGGGATCAGGAAGTGCGGGTGGAGGTGTTGATGTCCTCTATCGAGTGGATTGCAGAGCCACACTCGTGGCGACCGGGACCGAAAGCCGGATCGTTGGCGTGTACGCTTGCACTCTAACGGGTGAAACCTGTCAGAGAAAACTATAG
- a CDS encoding GspH/FimT family protein: protein MVLVILAVMAALAGPSYKAAIARAQARSVAAEIASELRLTRQLAMARRERLLVQFDQPRCSLTFVRADSGDVLNEYHYADKGVVLEVPSAGPNVLFYPSGRSATASTIAIVDSVGRKITLTVSITGRVSLS, encoded by the coding sequence ATGGTCTTGGTAATCCTGGCCGTAATGGCGGCACTGGCGGGACCGAGCTACAAGGCGGCGATTGCAAGAGCACAAGCACGATCCGTTGCCGCTGAGATCGCATCAGAGCTTCGTCTGACCAGGCAACTGGCAATGGCCAGACGCGAACGATTACTCGTTCAGTTCGACCAACCGCGCTGCTCTCTCACATTCGTGCGCGCGGATTCCGGAGATGTGCTCAATGAATATCACTATGCCGACAAGGGAGTCGTACTCGAGGTGCCGAGCGCCGGACCGAACGTACTATTTTACCCGAGCGGGCGCTCGGCTACGGCATCGACCATTGCCATAGTCGACAGCGTGGGGAGAAAAATCACATTGACCGTGAGCATCACCGGACGCGTCTCCCTATCATGA
- a CDS encoding GspE/PulE family protein: MSRPRYVLEQNVLDALVLRGCVAPIDVEAAIEEAKGGEDLEGILLDTYQVPKEAVGTALSEFYQCPYLPYDERTIIDAELFKTLNIDYLKRNLWLPIARHGTLIDVLTTDPNDPEKNWDVRRAFSGASIRYSVGLKRDVEQFLAAVARPAKNTLLGEILSELVHDIPVVQPLENPTSTVDENDSAIVRLANHMILEADRLSASDLHIEPYADRKDTAVRYRVDGSCFTHMKIPAAYRRAIVSRLKIMANLDIAERRKPQDGKIAFKLSTSRNIELRVATLPTAGGEEDVVLRLLTAKEPMSLNAMEFSGATLEAIKGLSEKPHGLLLCVGPTGSGKTTTLHALLRHINTDERKIWTAEDPIEITQDGLRQVQVHQKIGLTFSTAMRAFLRADPDVIMIGEMRDKETADIAIEASLTGHLVLSTLHTNSAVETVIRLLDLGCDSFNFADSILGILAQRLCKKICGECKEAYRPSRQEWDELMQGYGGRFLAELNGDDQNRATLHRGRGCQACNRTGFRGRVAIHEFLVVSDQLKKLIQSKAPASEMLGVATQGGMETLLQNGITKVLRGLTVYAQVRAVAMK; this comes from the coding sequence GTGTCTCGACCTCGGTACGTGCTCGAGCAGAATGTGCTGGATGCTTTGGTGCTTCGAGGGTGCGTTGCTCCGATAGATGTAGAAGCCGCGATAGAGGAGGCTAAGGGAGGCGAAGACCTAGAAGGAATTCTGCTTGATACGTATCAAGTGCCGAAGGAGGCGGTGGGGACCGCGCTCAGCGAGTTTTACCAATGTCCCTACTTGCCCTATGACGAGCGAACGATCATCGACGCCGAGCTATTCAAGACGCTTAATATCGACTACCTCAAGAGAAATTTATGGTTGCCGATTGCACGACATGGCACCCTCATAGACGTCCTCACCACCGATCCCAACGATCCTGAAAAGAACTGGGATGTCAGAAGAGCATTCTCGGGCGCCTCGATTCGTTACAGCGTTGGGCTGAAGCGAGATGTCGAGCAGTTCTTGGCTGCCGTCGCCAGACCGGCAAAGAACACGCTGCTCGGAGAGATTCTGAGCGAACTCGTCCATGACATTCCTGTCGTTCAACCGCTCGAGAATCCCACCAGCACTGTTGACGAAAATGATTCGGCGATAGTGCGGCTGGCGAATCACATGATCCTGGAGGCGGATCGATTGAGCGCATCGGACCTCCATATTGAACCCTACGCGGATCGAAAGGATACCGCTGTTCGCTATCGAGTCGATGGGTCGTGCTTTACACACATGAAGATTCCGGCGGCGTATCGTCGCGCCATCGTATCGAGACTGAAGATCATGGCCAATCTGGATATCGCTGAACGACGCAAGCCGCAGGACGGAAAGATTGCATTTAAGCTGTCCACAAGCCGGAATATCGAGCTGCGCGTCGCGACGCTTCCTACCGCAGGAGGTGAGGAGGATGTTGTTCTCCGCCTGCTGACGGCGAAAGAGCCGATGTCCCTGAATGCGATGGAGTTTTCTGGCGCGACGCTGGAGGCGATCAAAGGTCTCTCCGAAAAGCCTCACGGTCTTCTACTGTGCGTAGGACCTACAGGATCGGGAAAGACAACCACACTGCACGCCCTGCTTAGGCATATCAATACCGATGAACGGAAAATCTGGACCGCGGAAGACCCGATTGAAATTACGCAAGATGGGCTCAGGCAAGTCCAAGTCCATCAGAAGATTGGCCTGACGTTCTCGACGGCCATGCGCGCATTCCTGCGGGCCGACCCGGATGTAATCATGATCGGAGAAATGCGCGACAAGGAGACTGCCGATATCGCGATCGAGGCTTCTTTGACCGGGCACCTGGTATTGAGCACTCTGCATACCAATAGCGCGGTGGAGACCGTCATCAGACTTCTTGATCTCGGCTGCGATTCCTTTAACTTCGCGGACTCCATCCTTGGTATTCTCGCGCAACGACTCTGTAAGAAGATTTGCGGCGAATGCAAGGAAGCATATCGACCGTCTCGTCAAGAGTGGGACGAGCTGATGCAGGGTTATGGAGGCCGATTCTTGGCTGAGCTTAATGGGGATGACCAGAATCGTGCGACCCTACACCGCGGTCGCGGCTGCCAAGCATGCAATCGGACGGGATTTAGAGGACGAGTGGCGATCCATGAGTTCCTGGTCGTGTCTGATCAACTAAAGAAGCTTATTCAGTCGAAAGCGCCGGCGAGCGAGATGCTCGGCGTGGCAACGCAGGGAGGCATGGAAACGTTGCTTCAGAATGGCATCACCAAAGTTCTTCGAGGCTTGACTGTCTATGCTCAGGTGCGGGCCGTCGCAATGAAATAG
- a CDS encoding A24 family peptidase, with translation MNIHLYIVVAVLGCLVGSFLNVCIFRLPRGESVVWPGSHCPACGNPIQFYDNIPVFSYLWLRGRCRACRVKIPLRYPAVEAANAVGYVGILWFFGPGWPAVLYGVLFSALLVVVGTDLSHQIIPDTITLPGLFVGFFGAVTVLPVGWVNALLGILIGGGILWALAWISPYLFGKEGMGGGDIKLLAMIGAFLGWKPALLTIMVGSLMGSLIGVSLIGLHVIRRDEYIPFGPFLAFGALVSMFFAQPILEWYQRLLSPS, from the coding sequence ATGAATATCCATCTTTATATCGTGGTGGCCGTGCTGGGCTGCCTCGTGGGGAGCTTTCTAAACGTGTGTATTTTTCGGCTGCCTCGTGGTGAATCCGTAGTTTGGCCCGGGTCGCATTGTCCAGCCTGCGGGAATCCGATTCAATTCTACGACAATATTCCTGTGTTCAGTTATCTCTGGTTGAGAGGACGGTGCCGAGCCTGCCGCGTGAAGATTCCTTTGCGGTATCCGGCTGTGGAAGCTGCCAACGCGGTGGGGTATGTAGGTATTCTGTGGTTTTTCGGTCCTGGATGGCCGGCCGTTCTCTACGGTGTGTTGTTCTCCGCCTTGCTCGTGGTGGTCGGCACCGACCTCTCACACCAGATCATTCCGGATACCATCACATTACCGGGTCTCTTCGTGGGGTTCTTCGGAGCCGTTACCGTTCTGCCAGTGGGGTGGGTAAATGCCCTTTTGGGAATTCTTATCGGTGGAGGCATCCTTTGGGCACTGGCGTGGATCAGTCCATACCTCTTTGGCAAGGAAGGCATGGGTGGGGGGGATATTAAGTTATTGGCCATGATAGGGGCCTTTCTCGGATGGAAGCCGGCTCTATTGACGATCATGGTCGGTTCCTTGATGGGGTCCCTGATCGGTGTCTCCTTAATCGGCCTTCACGTGATCAGGCGCGATGAGTATATTCCGTTCGGACCGTTTCTTGCCTTTGGGGCCCTCGTATCGATGTTTTTTGCTCAACCCATTCTTGAGTGGTATCAACGTCTGCTGAGTCCGTCCTAA
- a CDS encoding prepilin-type N-terminal cleavage/methylation domain-containing protein, whose product MSNKNGRENGFTMVELMIVVAIIGIASIIAVPAINEWLARYQLNQAMSEITGDLNLAKLVAMNRNRQASVTIQASGALIEVSGVSGGQQIFPTRTLMPRVTTLPGGPATVNFSSMGLSTTAASQTIQIQNERGLIYTLLVLPSGKVSWCAKTSCS is encoded by the coding sequence ATGAGCAATAAGAATGGTAGAGAAAACGGATTTACGATGGTCGAATTGATGATTGTGGTGGCGATCATCGGTATTGCCTCAATCATCGCTGTTCCTGCCATCAACGAATGGCTAGCGCGTTACCAATTGAACCAGGCCATGAGTGAAATCACGGGGGACCTGAATCTGGCGAAGTTAGTGGCGATGAATAGGAATAGACAGGCAAGCGTTACGATTCAAGCGTCGGGAGCACTGATCGAGGTGAGCGGTGTTTCAGGTGGCCAACAGATTTTCCCCACGCGCACGTTGATGCCCCGCGTAACGACCCTTCCTGGTGGACCGGCTACGGTGAACTTCTCTTCCATGGGATTGAGCACAACGGCAGCGTCTCAAACGATCCAGATACAGAATGAGCGGGGACTTATTTACACACTCTTGGTATTGCCCTCCGGGAAGGTGAGTTGGTGTGCAAAGACTTCATGTTCATAG
- a CDS encoding prepilin-type N-terminal cleavage/methylation domain-containing protein — MAKGIVSESECGFTLIESMVAALILAVGLLALSGMQAMSLKRNINGNEMTRVSNLAADIVERIQFNRRNVTAYHNVNVSSAVTTCPTVIVNVMANGDCVQWRTLLLNSGLNNITGTVVLNPAPPTLDPLGLTRSTVTVRLDWTANSNIGSASLMPKSITLVTVIAPE; from the coding sequence ATGGCCAAGGGAATCGTAAGCGAAAGCGAGTGTGGATTTACACTGATCGAGAGCATGGTGGCGGCCTTGATACTAGCCGTCGGATTGCTTGCTCTATCCGGAATGCAAGCCATGTCGCTGAAGAGAAACATTAACGGAAATGAGATGACGCGGGTAAGCAATCTTGCCGCCGATATAGTCGAGCGAATTCAATTCAACCGACGTAATGTTACTGCCTATCACAACGTAAATGTTAGTTCCGCGGTCACGACATGTCCAACGGTAATTGTGAACGTTATGGCTAACGGCGATTGCGTCCAGTGGAGGACCTTGCTGCTCAATTCAGGTCTCAACAACATTACAGGCACAGTGGTCTTGAATCCGGCTCCTCCTACATTGGATCCGCTGGGGCTCACGCGCAGCACCGTCACCGTGAGGCTCGACTGGACGGCTAACTCAAACATTGGAAGCGCTTCTCTTATGCCAAAGAGCATCACCCTGGTGACAGTGATCGCCCCGGAGTGA
- a CDS encoding PilW family protein, which translates to MSTRHRRHSQHGITLVELMIALAVTGIIVTAGFTVLTTTDKSTKANEQAAGTQQNARLAMELIARDVKLAGFRMPLSPNAPVGGTAGNCAPGATSSAIRPVDKVSTPSALPNDDGPDTLSLVVPRTNPGWIISQVVPVAPASSFSAITLNAVAVSEMQAEGMVNGSNAYVTVGGVLTAQVSSSSGSAVNFSNGFNLPVTFPVGTQVYLLQCITYSIGADAAACGTTGPCLLRTVDTGTASPTTTNIVDGIEDIQFALACDGCNAAVKTGVPDGVIDDWNANNTFDVGDWQTNRVWSPLTFDPATIRLVQVNVVARQSVRDQGLGEAQQAGVLTAGPLTISDHIHSNDPGYVPSTYQQFRRRQLTRTVDARNVEQ; encoded by the coding sequence ATGAGTACTCGACACCGAAGACACTCGCAACATGGCATCACGTTGGTGGAGTTGATGATCGCACTTGCCGTGACAGGCATAATTGTGACAGCAGGTTTCACGGTGCTGACAACGACCGATAAGTCCACTAAAGCAAATGAACAAGCGGCAGGTACCCAGCAGAATGCCCGATTGGCTATGGAACTGATCGCCCGCGACGTCAAGCTGGCTGGTTTCCGAATGCCGTTGTCTCCCAATGCGCCTGTCGGAGGTACTGCGGGAAACTGTGCTCCCGGGGCAACAAGTTCAGCGATCAGACCTGTTGATAAGGTTTCGACCCCCTCGGCCCTCCCGAATGACGATGGCCCGGATACTCTTTCCCTCGTTGTTCCTCGAACCAATCCAGGATGGATCATTTCCCAGGTTGTGCCGGTTGCACCGGCGAGTTCCTTCTCCGCCATTACTCTTAATGCAGTCGCCGTTTCGGAGATGCAGGCCGAAGGCATGGTGAACGGTTCGAATGCCTATGTCACTGTCGGAGGTGTTCTGACGGCACAGGTGTCGTCCAGTAGTGGATCCGCGGTGAACTTTAGCAATGGGTTCAATCTGCCTGTTACATTTCCTGTGGGAACCCAAGTCTATCTGTTGCAGTGCATAACCTACTCGATCGGAGCAGATGCAGCGGCGTGTGGAACAACTGGACCTTGCTTACTCCGAACTGTGGACACAGGAACAGCCTCGCCCACGACAACTAATATCGTTGATGGTATCGAGGATATTCAATTCGCGCTTGCCTGTGATGGCTGCAATGCCGCCGTCAAGACAGGTGTGCCTGACGGGGTCATTGACGACTGGAACGCGAACAATACATTCGACGTTGGAGACTGGCAGACCAACAGAGTGTGGTCTCCTCTCACATTCGATCCAGCCACCATCAGGCTAGTTCAGGTCAATGTCGTTGCCAGACAGTCGGTGAGAGACCAGGGGCTTGGTGAGGCCCAGCAGGCTGGAGTATTGACGGCAGGTCCTCTGACAATTAGCGACCATATTCATTCCAATGATCCTGGATATGTCCCTTCAACGTATCAGCAGTTCAGACGCCGTCAGTTGACGAGGACGGTGGACGCTCGAAACGTCGAGCAATAA
- a CDS encoding LuxR C-terminal-related transcriptional regulator, producing MTRVIKAKPRSPLVDLTPPPRKKRPESLTSREQEILELIWAGFKNKEIGQRLKISVKTVEAHRANMMKKLRVSNTAQLLKTSIQGGMIRLR from the coding sequence ATGACACGCGTGATCAAGGCGAAGCCTAGATCGCCCCTCGTCGACTTGACTCCACCGCCACGGAAAAAGCGCCCGGAATCCTTGACCAGTCGGGAACAAGAAATCCTTGAGTTGATCTGGGCCGGATTCAAGAACAAGGAAATCGGTCAGCGGCTCAAGATCAGCGTCAAGACCGTCGAGGCGCATCGTGCCAATATGATGAAAAAACTCCGCGTTTCCAATACGGCACAATTGCTGAAAACCTCAATCCAAGGCGGAATGATCAGGCTTCGGTAG